The following are from one region of the Bacillus methanolicus MGA3 genome:
- a CDS encoding ATP phosphoribosyltransferase regulatory subunit — translation MSQLFMFEKPLGMRDTLPELYETKDHVRSSIEEEMKRWGYQFIETPALEYYETVGAVSAILDQQLFKLLDQQGHTLVLRPDMTAPIARVAASKLLKDDIPLRLAYSANVYRAQQREGGRPAEFEQIGVECIGDRTISADGEVIALMISSLKEAGLSEFQVSVGHIGFVQEFFRQILGTEERANALMKFLYEKNYVGYREHVKALGLSSIDKQRLLEFLQLRGGEEVIERGFELIENGCGAEAVHQLRQLWETISDYGEEASVKFDLTLVSHMSYYTGILFEVYAGNVGFPIGNGGRYDLLLQKFGKSTGATGFALRLDRMIEALGTLEKSEPVICILFSAERRKEAFEMAKTKRADGMRVVLQDINGVNNVDACTNKYADTIFLLGRGPS, via the coding sequence ATGAGCCAGTTATTTATGTTTGAGAAGCCTCTCGGTATGAGAGATACACTGCCGGAATTATATGAAACGAAGGATCATGTACGGTCCTCTATTGAAGAAGAAATGAAACGGTGGGGCTATCAGTTTATTGAAACTCCCGCGCTTGAATATTATGAAACGGTGGGAGCCGTGTCCGCTATATTGGACCAGCAGCTGTTTAAGCTATTGGATCAGCAGGGACATACACTTGTGCTCAGGCCTGATATGACGGCACCGATAGCACGTGTGGCCGCTTCCAAGCTGTTAAAAGACGATATTCCGCTTAGGCTTGCTTATTCTGCGAATGTTTACAGGGCGCAGCAGCGGGAAGGCGGCCGTCCGGCAGAATTTGAACAAATCGGTGTTGAGTGTATCGGTGACAGAACAATAAGTGCTGACGGGGAAGTTATCGCCTTAATGATTTCGTCATTAAAAGAAGCCGGCCTATCAGAGTTTCAAGTTTCAGTTGGCCATATTGGATTTGTGCAGGAATTTTTTCGGCAAATTCTCGGAACGGAAGAACGGGCCAATGCATTGATGAAGTTTTTATATGAAAAAAATTATGTCGGTTACAGGGAGCATGTAAAAGCACTTGGCCTTTCTTCCATCGATAAACAGCGTTTGCTGGAGTTTTTGCAGCTCAGGGGCGGCGAAGAAGTCATTGAACGGGGTTTCGAGCTTATCGAAAACGGATGCGGTGCTGAAGCCGTTCATCAATTGCGGCAGCTCTGGGAAACGATTTCCGATTATGGTGAAGAAGCATCTGTAAAATTTGATTTAACGCTTGTCAGCCATATGAGCTATTACACTGGAATCTTATTTGAAGTGTATGCCGGCAACGTTGGCTTTCCGATTGGAAATGGCGGAAGATACGACCTTCTGCTGCAAAAATTCGGTAAATCAACCGGAGCAACCGGGTTTGCCCTAAGGTTGGACCGGATGATCGAAGCGCTTGGAACACTCGAAAAAAGCGAGCCGGTCATTTGTATTTTATTCAGTGCCGAACGCCGAAAAGAGGCCTTTGAAATGGCGAAAACGAAACGTGCGGACGGTATGCGGGTTGTTCTCCAGGATATAAACGGGGTAAACAATGTGGATGCATGCACCAATAAGTATGCCGATACGATCTTTTTATTAGGAAGGGGGCCTTCGTAA
- the hisH gene encoding imidazole glycerol phosphate synthase subunit HisH has product MIGIIDYGMGNLFSVSKALERLGASYFIFEDRQELRGASALILPGVGSFRDAMARLNESGLTDMVKEYVQSGRPLLGICLGMQLLFEESEENGLTQGLSLLPGKVHRFPGITEQGETYKVPHMGWNKLNLAAPSPILENITGGYVYFVHSYYVSPGERDVVIADTDYDVKVPAVVGRGNVYGMQFHPEKSGTLGMQLLRNFVALTESLSFVG; this is encoded by the coding sequence ATGATCGGCATCATTGACTATGGAATGGGAAATTTGTTTAGTGTAAGTAAGGCGCTTGAACGGTTAGGTGCATCTTATTTCATATTTGAGGACCGGCAGGAGCTGCGTGGCGCAAGCGCTTTAATTTTACCAGGCGTCGGCTCTTTCCGGGATGCAATGGCCAGACTGAATGAGTCCGGGCTCACCGATATGGTAAAAGAGTATGTCCAAAGCGGCCGGCCTTTGCTTGGCATTTGCCTCGGCATGCAGCTTCTTTTTGAGGAAAGCGAAGAAAACGGCTTGACGCAAGGGCTGTCGCTGCTTCCCGGAAAAGTCCACCGTTTCCCGGGAATCACGGAACAGGGGGAGACGTATAAAGTCCCGCATATGGGATGGAACAAGCTAAATCTGGCTGCCCCGTCTCCTATTTTGGAAAATATAACTGGCGGGTATGTTTATTTTGTCCACTCTTATTATGTAAGTCCGGGAGAGCGTGACGTCGTGATTGCGGATACCGATTATGACGTAAAGGTTCCGGCGGTAGTTGGAAGAGGAAATGTTTATGGAATGCAATTCCATCCTGAAAAAAGCGGAACATTAGGTATGCAGCTTTTGCGTAATTTTGTCGCACTTACCGAGTCTTTAAGCTTTGTGGGATAG
- the hisA gene encoding 1-(5-phosphoribosyl)-5-[(5-phosphoribosylamino)methylideneamino]imidazole-4-carboxamide isomerase, whose amino-acid sequence MAFTIYPAIDMRGGKCVRLLQGDYEKETVYGDSPFEMAAWFAAEGAEWIHMVDLDGAKDGKRVNDEFVIRAARELEVKVQIGGGIRTENDIVHYLENGVERVIIGSVAVSNPEFAIEMIRKYGKKIAVGIDAKNGYVATHGWLKTSETKAVELGKHFADAGAETFIFTDIATDGMLSGPNLEAVREMAEETGKSVIASGGVSSIEDLQKLKAFSMKGVSGAIVGKAIYEGRFSVREALREVNG is encoded by the coding sequence ATGGCTTTTACTATATACCCCGCGATTGATATGCGCGGCGGAAAATGCGTTCGGCTTCTTCAAGGCGATTATGAGAAAGAGACGGTTTATGGAGACTCTCCGTTTGAAATGGCGGCCTGGTTTGCTGCTGAAGGTGCGGAATGGATTCATATGGTTGACCTTGACGGCGCAAAGGATGGAAAACGGGTTAATGATGAATTTGTTATTAGAGCTGCCCGTGAGCTGGAGGTAAAAGTCCAAATAGGCGGCGGCATACGGACGGAAAATGATATTGTTCATTATTTGGAAAATGGCGTGGAGCGAGTCATCATTGGCAGTGTGGCGGTATCCAATCCGGAGTTTGCAATTGAAATGATTCGAAAGTACGGTAAAAAAATTGCCGTTGGCATTGATGCGAAAAACGGATATGTTGCTACTCATGGCTGGCTGAAAACAAGTGAAACGAAAGCAGTCGAGTTAGGAAAACACTTTGCTGATGCCGGCGCAGAAACGTTTATTTTTACCGATATTGCAACCGATGGAATGCTTTCAGGCCCTAATTTGGAAGCTGTACGGGAAATGGCTGAAGAAACGGGAAAAAGTGTTATTGCTTCCGGCGGCGTAAGCTCCATTGAGGATTTGCAAAAGTTAAAAGCTTTTTCAATGAAAGGCGTAAGCGGTGCGATTGTCGGCAAAGCCATTTATGAAGGACGTTTTTCCGTTAGAGAAGCGCTGAGAGAGGTGAATGGCTGA
- the hisD gene encoding histidinol dehydrogenase: MKILKVKDLISIKRTVDSGTEQQRAAVKEIIRVVREKGDSALLEYTERFDGIRLSSLIVTEEEMEEAFNEISGHMVSIIEDAAENVRAFHERQLRPSWMSTDETGTILGQKITPLDSAGVYVPGGTAAYPSSVLMNVIPAKVAGVKRIVMVSPPDRNGKLPPAVLVAARIAGVKEIYKVGGAQAIAALAYGTETIRPVDKITGPGNIYVALAKREVFGDVDIDMIAGPSEIAVLADDSARAHEIAADLLSQAEHDRRACSILVTTSEKLANDVAFEVEKQLSELPRKEIAAQSIADFGAIYVAENMDEAVETINALAPEHLEIITKNAMELLGKIRHAGAIFIGRFSSEPVGDYFAGPNHVLPTNGTARFSSPLSVEDFQKKSSIIAYSQTALEQNKDKIAVFARLEGLEAHARAVEARFKD; this comes from the coding sequence GTGAAAATATTAAAGGTCAAGGATCTCATTTCGATTAAAAGAACGGTTGACAGCGGAACAGAACAACAGCGGGCTGCTGTAAAAGAAATCATCAGGGTAGTTCGAGAAAAAGGCGATTCTGCCTTACTTGAGTATACAGAGAGATTCGATGGAATCCGGTTGTCTTCTTTAATCGTAACGGAAGAAGAAATGGAAGAGGCATTTAATGAAATCAGTGGGCACATGGTTTCGATTATTGAGGATGCGGCAGAGAACGTTCGCGCTTTTCATGAAAGACAATTGCGGCCTTCCTGGATGTCAACCGATGAAACGGGGACGATTCTCGGACAAAAAATAACGCCGTTGGATTCTGCCGGCGTTTATGTACCGGGCGGAACGGCTGCCTACCCTTCTTCGGTGCTGATGAATGTGATTCCGGCTAAAGTGGCAGGTGTAAAGCGGATTGTTATGGTTTCTCCGCCTGACCGAAATGGCAAACTTCCGCCAGCCGTGTTAGTGGCGGCAAGGATTGCCGGAGTGAAAGAGATTTATAAGGTCGGGGGAGCGCAGGCGATAGCGGCGCTTGCTTATGGAACAGAAACAATCAGACCTGTTGATAAAATTACCGGTCCCGGAAATATTTATGTAGCACTGGCCAAAAGAGAAGTGTTTGGCGATGTTGACATTGACATGATCGCCGGACCAAGTGAAATTGCCGTGCTGGCTGATGATTCGGCAAGGGCGCATGAAATAGCTGCCGATCTATTATCGCAGGCGGAACATGATAGACGGGCATGCAGCATTCTTGTGACAACATCAGAGAAACTGGCAAACGATGTTGCTTTTGAAGTGGAAAAACAGCTTTCCGAACTTCCCCGCAAAGAGATTGCGGCTCAATCGATTGCAGATTTCGGAGCGATTTATGTCGCGGAAAATATGGATGAAGCAGTTGAAACAATTAATGCTCTGGCGCCTGAGCATCTTGAGATCATCACAAAGAATGCCATGGAGCTTTTAGGAAAAATCCGTCATGCCGGAGCCATTTTTATCGGCAGATTCAGCTCTGAACCGGTCGGCGACTATTTTGCCGGACCTAACCATGTGCTGCCGACAAATGGAACAGCGCGGTTTTCCAGTCCGCTTAGTGTCGAGGATTTTCAAAAAAAATCAAGTATTATTGCTTACAGTCAAACAGCACTCGAGCAAAATAAAGATAAAATTGCTGTGTTTGCCCGTTTAGAAGGGCTTGAAGCACATGCCCGGGCAGTGGAAGCAAGATTTAAGGATTGA
- a CDS encoding tetratricopeptide repeat protein: protein MGNDSKARHQKGMLLSFIPTGEYYFTKGIKAYQRRDFQKAKKYLQRAMQLEPGEPMIACQLAIVYTELGEYQNSNRLLHFILEELDEEMVECHYFLANNYAHLGFFKDARHHAKLYLELDQDGEFTEDTKDLLYLLNLESEELGEELYEEDDLIIKQEQARELLESGHFPKAIELLNGVIKEYPEYWSAYNNLALAYFYLGEIKKAEDILNEVLRLNPGNLHALCNKLVFSFYQSKTKDVKKLKEALEKIKPLSSEHQFKLGATFALIGEYGLAYCWLKKLYKQGYDGDGGFYYWLSISSYYTGREQAARNIWKKVLEFNPEKAGLEPWNEERPSVRGFEDHIASILKKYESDYIEERLFAIFLTSLSGQKDEILASRQVVSNTKLSELEQEYLFFIKNKAGNQFVKMAHEIAEVLYEIHQPIGTKQVGLYLLWFSVFAEAAKSNITLKNKKAWAGAIEYSWHKLRDEKESQKSIASMYGVSLSTLQKYIKLVNSCLR from the coding sequence ATGGGGAACGATTCAAAAGCAAGACATCAAAAGGGAATGTTACTTTCATTTATTCCAACAGGGGAGTATTACTTCACAAAGGGGATAAAAGCATATCAGAGGCGGGATTTTCAAAAAGCAAAAAAATATTTGCAGCGTGCCATGCAGCTGGAACCTGGCGAGCCAATGATTGCCTGCCAGCTGGCAATTGTTTATACAGAGTTGGGAGAGTACCAAAATTCAAATCGTCTTTTGCATTTTATCCTCGAAGAATTGGATGAAGAAATGGTGGAATGCCACTATTTTCTAGCAAATAATTATGCCCATCTCGGATTTTTCAAAGATGCCCGCCACCATGCTAAACTCTATTTAGAATTAGATCAGGACGGCGAATTTACGGAAGATACAAAGGACTTGCTCTATCTGTTGAATTTGGAATCGGAAGAGCTTGGAGAAGAGCTGTATGAAGAGGATGACCTCATCATTAAACAAGAACAGGCTCGCGAACTGCTTGAATCAGGCCATTTTCCAAAGGCAATTGAATTATTAAATGGAGTAATTAAGGAGTACCCGGAATATTGGTCTGCCTATAATAACCTTGCGCTTGCATACTTTTATCTCGGAGAAATTAAAAAAGCCGAGGATATATTAAATGAAGTTTTGCGTTTAAATCCGGGCAATTTACATGCCCTTTGCAATAAATTGGTATTTTCTTTTTACCAGAGTAAAACTAAAGATGTAAAGAAACTGAAAGAAGCCTTGGAGAAAATTAAACCGCTCTCAAGCGAGCATCAGTTTAAGCTTGGGGCTACTTTTGCGTTAATTGGCGAATATGGACTGGCTTATTGCTGGCTAAAGAAGCTTTATAAGCAAGGATATGACGGAGATGGGGGATTTTACTACTGGCTGTCCATTTCTTCGTATTATACCGGGAGGGAACAAGCAGCCCGCAATATTTGGAAAAAGGTATTAGAATTCAATCCTGAAAAAGCCGGCCTTGAACCGTGGAATGAGGAAAGACCTTCTGTCAGAGGCTTTGAAGACCATATTGCCTCGATTCTGAAAAAATACGAAAGCGACTATATCGAAGAGAGGCTTTTTGCCATTTTTTTAACCTCTCTTTCTGGCCAAAAAGATGAAATTCTTGCATCGAGACAAGTTGTTTCAAACACGAAACTATCCGAATTAGAACAAGAATATTTATTTTTTATAAAAAATAAAGCCGGCAACCAGTTTGTAAAAATGGCACATGAAATTGCAGAAGTTTTATATGAAATACATCAGCCGATTGGAACAAAACAAGTTGGGCTGTATTTACTATGGTTTTCTGTTTTTGCAGAAGCTGCAAAATCAAACATTACCCTTAAAAATAAAAAAGCATGGGCAGGCGCCATTGAGTATAGCTGGCATAAATTGCGGGATGAAAAAGAATCGCAGAAATCAATCGCCAGCATGTATGGGGTTTCTTTGTCCACATTGCAAAAATATATAAAATTGGTGAACAGCTGTCTCCGGTGA
- a CDS encoding acyltransferase has protein sequence MRRTIRYPVKGANSLRHVYKTVPFWKVVKNFIVIQIARYTPFLGVKNWLYRTFLKMKVGEETSFALMVMLDVMFPEKISVGRNTVIGYNTTILAHEYLIKEYRLGNVHIGNEVMIGANTTILPGVTIGDGAIVSAGTLVHKDVPPGAFVGGNPMRVIYTKEELEKRWANDPIYGK, from the coding sequence ATGAGAAGAACGATCCGTTATCCTGTTAAAGGCGCCAATTCATTGCGGCATGTCTATAAAACGGTTCCCTTTTGGAAAGTAGTCAAAAATTTTATTGTGATTCAAATTGCGCGATACACTCCGTTTCTCGGGGTAAAAAACTGGCTGTACCGGACATTTTTAAAAATGAAGGTCGGCGAGGAAACTTCTTTTGCATTAATGGTGATGCTTGATGTGATGTTTCCCGAGAAAATAAGCGTTGGACGCAATACGGTGATTGGCTATAATACGACGATTTTGGCACATGAATATTTAATTAAAGAATATCGTCTTGGGAATGTGCACATCGGCAATGAGGTAATGATTGGTGCGAATACTACTATTTTGCCAGGGGTAACGATAGGCGACGGAGCGATTGTATCGGCAGGCACGCTTGTCCATAAGGATGTCCCGCCCGGTGCATTTGTCGGAGGAAACCCGATGAGGGTGATCTACACGAAAGAAGAATTGGAGAAACGATGGGCAAATGACCCGATATATGGAAAATAA
- the hisF gene encoding imidazole glycerol phosphate synthase subunit HisF yields MLTKRIIPCLDVKDGRVVKGIQFVQLRDAGDPVELARIYDEQGADELVFLDISASHEGRKTMVDVVKAVASELAIPFTVGGGINSLEDMKRILRAGADKVSLNTAAVLNPSLITEGADFFGSQCIVVAIDAKYDPELGSWRVYTHGGRKPTEWEVIDWAKEAVKRGAGEILLTSMDSDGEKKGFDLSLTKAVSEAVSVPVIASGGAGNAEHFVEVFLKGKADAALAASIFHYKETSVSEVKDFLKKNGVHVR; encoded by the coding sequence ATGCTGACAAAACGAATCATTCCCTGTCTAGATGTGAAAGATGGGCGGGTTGTCAAAGGAATTCAATTCGTTCAACTCCGTGATGCGGGCGACCCTGTTGAACTGGCGCGCATTTATGACGAGCAAGGGGCGGATGAGCTTGTCTTCCTTGATATTAGTGCATCCCACGAAGGCCGGAAAACAATGGTTGATGTCGTAAAGGCAGTTGCATCGGAACTGGCGATTCCATTTACAGTCGGAGGCGGTATTAACTCGTTGGAAGATATGAAGCGTATTTTACGAGCCGGTGCCGATAAAGTTTCACTTAATACCGCGGCTGTATTGAATCCTTCTTTAATTACGGAAGGGGCGGACTTTTTCGGTTCTCAGTGCATCGTCGTTGCAATTGATGCAAAATATGACCCTGAATTAGGCTCATGGCGGGTGTATACGCACGGAGGCAGAAAGCCGACCGAATGGGAAGTGATCGATTGGGCAAAGGAAGCGGTTAAGCGGGGAGCAGGTGAAATATTGCTGACAAGCATGGACAGCGATGGCGAGAAAAAAGGTTTTGATCTATCGTTAACGAAAGCAGTCAGCGAGGCAGTCAGTGTACCAGTGATCGCATCCGGCGGAGCGGGAAACGCGGAACATTTTGTCGAAGTATTTTTGAAAGGGAAAGCGGATGCCGCATTGGCAGCTTCGATTTTTCACTATAAAGAGACATCTGTAAGTGAAGTGAAGGACTTTTTGAAAAAGAATGGGGTGCATGTTCGATGA
- the hisG gene encoding ATP phosphoribosyltransferase: MSEFLTVAMPKGRIFEEAVELLRMAGYRLPPEFEDSRKLIIDVEEERMRFILAKPIDVLTYVEHGVADLGIAGKDVMLEEERDVYELLDLKISHCYLAVAGLPNTKMNDVAPKVATKYPNVAAAYFREQGEQVEIIKLNGSIELAPLIGLSDRIVDIVSTGRTLKENGLVEYERIVDITSRLVVNPVSYRMKDERISELVERLSTVIEEQIVHQP, encoded by the coding sequence ATGAGTGAGTTTTTAACGGTTGCAATGCCGAAAGGCCGGATTTTTGAAGAAGCTGTTGAGCTATTGAGAATGGCTGGCTACCGTTTGCCTCCCGAATTTGAAGATTCACGGAAACTGATCATTGATGTGGAAGAAGAACGGATGCGCTTTATCCTGGCAAAGCCGATTGATGTTCTGACTTATGTGGAGCACGGTGTGGCAGATCTTGGGATTGCGGGAAAAGATGTTATGCTTGAAGAGGAACGGGATGTTTACGAACTGCTCGACTTAAAAATCAGCCATTGCTATCTTGCGGTTGCCGGGCTCCCAAATACGAAAATGAATGATGTCGCTCCTAAAGTAGCGACGAAATATCCGAATGTGGCTGCAGCTTATTTTCGTGAGCAAGGAGAACAGGTAGAAATAATAAAATTAAACGGATCAATTGAATTGGCGCCGTTAATCGGACTTTCTGACCGAATTGTTGATATTGTTTCAACTGGACGTACATTGAAGGAAAACGGTCTTGTTGAATATGAACGGATTGTTGATATTACATCGCGGCTTGTCGTCAACCCGGTAAGCTATCGGATGAAAGATGAGCGAATCAGTGAGCTTGTGGAACGGCTAAGCACGGTAATCGAGGAGCAGATTGTCCATCAGCCGTAA
- the ppaX gene encoding pyrophosphatase PpaX has translation MNTKINTVLFDLDGTLIDTNELIISSFLHTLEKYYPGKYKRADVIPFMGPTLEETFEGINKDWAEDMAKTYREFNISNHDLFVKEFDGVYETVRILKENGFKLGIVTTKRLDVALKGVKLTKLDEFFDCIVAIEHVKKPKPDPEPILLALERLRSVPEEALMVGDNHHDILGGKNAGTKTAGVAWSLKGKDYLAQFEPDYMLDNMSDLLSILGV, from the coding sequence ATGAACACTAAAATTAACACTGTATTATTTGATTTAGATGGCACACTTATTGATACAAATGAATTAATTATTTCTTCATTTTTACATACATTGGAAAAATATTATCCGGGCAAATATAAGCGGGCTGATGTTATCCCGTTTATGGGGCCTACCTTAGAGGAAACATTTGAAGGAATCAATAAAGATTGGGCAGAAGATATGGCTAAAACGTATCGTGAATTCAATATCTCCAACCATGACCTTTTTGTAAAAGAATTTGATGGTGTGTACGAAACTGTCCGGATATTAAAAGAAAACGGCTTTAAGCTCGGCATCGTAACGACAAAACGCTTGGATGTTGCGCTAAAAGGAGTGAAGCTTACTAAACTTGATGAATTTTTTGATTGTATTGTCGCAATTGAACATGTAAAAAAACCAAAGCCTGATCCGGAGCCGATTTTGCTTGCTTTAGAACGGTTGCGGTCGGTTCCTGAAGAAGCATTAATGGTCGGGGATAACCATCACGATATATTGGGAGGAAAAAATGCCGGAACAAAAACGGCAGGTGTTGCTTGGTCGCTGAAGGGCAAGGATTATTTAGCACAATTTGAACCAGACTATATGTTGGACAATATGTCCGACTTATTATCCATCCTTGGAGTGTAA
- the hisB gene encoding imidazoleglycerol-phosphate dehydratase HisB encodes MERTSSINRKTNETDIKLTFSIDGEGKSDIETGVPFMTHMLDLFTKHGQFNLTVDAKGDIEVDDHHTTEDIGICLGQALREALGDKKGIRRYGNAFVPMDEALAQVVVDLSNRPHLEMRAEFPIQKVGSFDTELVHEFLWKLALEARMNLHVIVHYGQNTHHMIEAIFKALGRALDEATMIDPRVKGIPSTKGML; translated from the coding sequence ATGGAAAGAACCTCAAGTATAAATCGAAAAACGAACGAAACGGATATTAAACTAACGTTTTCAATCGACGGTGAAGGCAAGTCGGACATCGAAACCGGTGTGCCGTTTATGACTCACATGCTCGATCTGTTTACGAAACACGGCCAGTTTAACCTGACAGTTGATGCTAAAGGCGATATTGAAGTTGATGACCACCATACAACAGAAGATATCGGCATATGCCTTGGACAGGCTCTCCGTGAAGCACTAGGCGATAAGAAAGGAATCCGTCGTTATGGAAATGCTTTTGTTCCGATGGATGAAGCTCTCGCTCAAGTTGTTGTCGATTTGAGCAACCGTCCTCATCTGGAAATGCGCGCTGAGTTTCCAATCCAAAAGGTAGGAAGTTTTGATACAGAGCTCGTCCACGAGTTTTTATGGAAGCTTGCCCTGGAGGCGCGGATGAATCTTCATGTGATTGTACATTATGGACAAAACACGCACCATATGATCGAAGCAATTTTTAAGGCACTTGGCCGCGCTCTTGATGAGGCGACAATGATCGATCCCCGGGTGAAAGGGATTCCGTCTACGAAGGGGATGTTATAG
- the hisIE gene encoding bifunctional phosphoribosyl-AMP cyclohydrolase/phosphoribosyl-ATP diphosphatase HisIE → MNMESIKFDEKGLVPAIVQDASTKEVLTLAYMNRESLRKTMETGETWFYSRSRQKLWHKGETSGNTQKIVELKYDCDQDAILVLVQPAGPACHTGSVSCFTESFYKSEEIVEVSEAASGSLQDYQILQTLEKVIEERERERPEGAYTTYLFEKGVDKILKKVGEEASEVIIAAKNRDADELKWEAADLLYHLMVLLREQQLPFKEILKVLSKRHENK, encoded by the coding sequence ATGAACATGGAATCGATCAAATTTGATGAAAAAGGGCTTGTCCCAGCAATTGTCCAGGATGCGTCAACGAAAGAGGTTCTTACGCTGGCATATATGAACCGCGAATCTCTCAGGAAAACGATGGAGACGGGAGAGACATGGTTTTACAGCCGTTCGCGCCAGAAGCTCTGGCATAAAGGGGAAACGAGTGGAAATACACAGAAGATTGTTGAATTGAAGTATGATTGTGATCAGGATGCAATTCTCGTCCTTGTTCAGCCTGCCGGGCCGGCATGCCATACAGGGTCTGTCAGTTGCTTTACAGAAAGTTTCTATAAAAGCGAGGAAATTGTAGAGGTGTCTGAAGCAGCTTCGGGAAGCCTGCAAGATTATCAAATTTTGCAAACTCTAGAAAAGGTGATTGAAGAGCGCGAGCGGGAACGCCCGGAAGGAGCCTATACGACTTATTTGTTTGAAAAAGGCGTTGATAAGATTTTGAAAAAGGTCGGTGAAGAGGCTTCAGAAGTTATCATCGCCGCAAAAAACCGCGATGCGGATGAGTTAAAGTGGGAAGCAGCAGATTTGCTTTATCACTTAATGGTGCTTCTAAGAGAACAGCAGCTTCCATTCAAAGAAATTCTCAAAGTCTTATCCAAACGGCACGAAAATAAATAA